The region GACGCGCTCTACGAGCGACTACGCGTGGCGCCGTCCGAGCCCGTCAGCATCGGCCTGGTCGCCCAGAAGGCCGGCGTGGCGCGCTCAACCGTCTATCTGATCTTCGGCTCTCGCGCAGGGCTGTTCGACGCATTCGGCGCGGATCTCCTGCACCGCGGCGGGTTCGAGCGCATGGTGCGGGCGGTGCTCCAACCGGACGCCCTCGAAGGACTGCGCGGCGGGATTCGAGGCAACGTCCTGATGTACGCGGCCCACCGGGATGTGCTGCGCGCGCTGTTCTCGATGGCCCAGCTCGACGCCGACGCGGTGGGCGGGGCGGTCCACCGGATGGAGAAGGGCCGGGCCGCCGGAATGGGTGAACTCGCGCAGCGCCTGTCCGAGCAGGGGGTGCTGCGCGCGGGCGTCACCGCCGACGAAGCCGCCACCCTGCTCTGGGTCCTCACGAGCTTCGACTGCTTCGACCTGCTGTACACCGGCCGAGCCCTGACTGTCGACGAGATTGCCACAACGCTGGTGGCCACCGCGGAACGCACCCTGTGCAGGTGACCGGCGATCCCGCACCCGCGTCCTCGACTCCGGTGCGGGCATGCGTGGCCGGACCGGCCTCGAGGCGGTCTCAGGCTGATCTCCAACACCCGACACGGCCGTCCGGCCGAAGGCGTCCCGGTGGTCCGCGACGGAGCGGAACCGGCTCGCCGTATCGTCCCTTCCGGGAAACAGGCGCCGCCCCGCGCAGGATCTCCTCCGCGCGCAGCCCGGCGATCCCCTGGCGGAACCGTTCGAGCTCCTCGCGCCCGGTCGAGATCAGCCCGCCGGGCCTCCCCCACCCCGGTCGGCGTTGCCGCAGTTGACCCAGCCCCGCAACCCCTCCGGGCCGGAGCGGACCAACGCGACGGCATCACCCTTGAACTCCTCCGTACACCTGCTGTTCTTGTGCTGTTCTCGCCTACCGCCTGACCTTGCTCGGGCTCACGTCCCGGCGTCCAGATGTCCGGCTTCGCGGGAACCCCGGTTCTGGGAACAGGGCGTGGCCCCGCCTACGGGCCCCGTCCGGGCTGGTGGTGTACGAGACGGCCACCGGTGAGCTCAGCACGCCGATCCGACACGGCCGTGGGTGCGGCGCAGCCGGGCCGGGATGCCTGCTGGAGGCCGCTCGGTCCTTGCCGGACGCGCGGCGGGGCTCGCGGCGCAGC is a window of Carbonactinospora thermoautotrophica DNA encoding:
- a CDS encoding TetR/AcrR family transcriptional regulator; amino-acid sequence: MASRKYEQRLRAQAAEETRRRILDALYERLRVAPSEPVSIGLVAQKAGVARSTVYLIFGSRAGLFDAFGADLLHRGGFERMVRAVLQPDALEGLRGGIRGNVLMYAAHRDVLRALFSMAQLDADAVGGAVHRMEKGRAAGMGELAQRLSEQGVLRAGVTADEAATLLWVLTSFDCFDLLYTGRALTVDEIATTLVATAERTLCR